A single region of the Streptomyces sp. AM 4-1-1 genome encodes:
- a CDS encoding amino acid adenylation domain-containing protein — MADDMAAVDSLTSPRHTLTLIKLRADLHYWYLRYHHIAMDGLSGSVFARRVAEMYTAAMRGEEPAGVEAPLSALIDDEIRYRRSAAFENDRAYWTKKFGDLSRPADGHPGGGPAGTVRTPGDSTLIPRRTSHRGAGSDATRGADSDGRPAAAGNHLHQGETLPPQVMAGLRSIAAGARTTWSAVYVSAVAAYLARITGCRDVVIGLASNGRHGSLRHIVGMTANILPLRIRVTPDMTVEQLVRTVATEMRLALRHRRYSREDLARDLNIADDASRLSDIVVNVMPYDYGLDFAGSPGASRLLSTGPVDDVSMFISERSEKDGPLIGFDVNQDLYHFDDVLPHQQGITTLITEFAQADLTSPLASLRTLDDSTTEAVLDWGHGGVLEVPDGVLGGGLFGGGVGGVLGGGVGGGVVAVCGGGVELSYEGLEVGSRLLGECLVGLGLGVEGCVGVLVGGGSVGVVVVSVGVVRAGGVYVPLDVRWPVERLRGVVGVVGLDVLVVGEGLVGHGWVGEMCGVVPVVVVDGVGGVVSVVGGSGVVVSGGGVSCGGGLPVVVGGGRLAYVMFTSGSSGVPKGVGVSHGDVLALAGDGVWGGGGVDVVLMHSAFVFDASTFEVWVALLRGGRVVVAPEGVLEGRVLGELVVSEGVTAVFLTTALFNVLAEWDVGVFRGLRLVATGGEVAAPGLLQRVAGEVPGTRFFHVYGPTETTTFATRFEVCPGDGGGDGAGGGVGVAPIGGAFDGVRVYVLDGGLGLVAPGVVGELYVGGRGVARGYVGRVGLTASRFVADPFVGGGGRMYRTGDLVRWNGRGELEYVGRADGQVKVRGYRIEPGEIEGALDGLPGVATAFVTVREDMPGDRRLVAYVVPSAGAVLEQAELVTGLGRTLPEYMTPSAFVFLDALPLTPNGKVDRRALPAPEAPTTQAKGREPRTARETILCGLFADILGLDRVGVDDQFFDLGGHSLLATRLVSRIRTVLGVEVGVKTLFAHPTVEGLAAVLDGGERARTALLPERRPEVLPLSFAQQRLWFLNRLEGPSATYNVPLVLRLEGALDVDALGAALADVVERHETLRTVFPETDGVARQLVLDASAVDLDLRPEDIDPADLDRVLTESVSHAFDVASEVPLRVRLLGLGGGVFVLVWVVHHVAADGWSLAPLVRDVGVAYRARSGGGVPGWGVLPVQYADYALWQRRVLGDEDDASSEMGRQLGFWRGALAGLPELVELPWDRVRPSVMRYEGDVVGFRVGGVVHAGLVGLARSSGCSVFMVLQAAVAVLLSRHGGGEDIALGTAVAGRTDEALDDLVGFFVNTLVLRTDLSGDPTFREVLGRVRDFDLDAYAHQDVPFERLVDVLSPTRTESFHPLFQTMVVLQNQESARIDLPGLSVTSQPVHTGISKFDLTFSFTETHDEAGRVTGIDGSLEFSTELFEVATARSLADRLTRLLDGVTSDPDVRVHSIQMLTEPEQQRVLEAGRGEVRRFSPSTVPAAFGAQVVRGSGVVAVCDGVRELSYGELDGESDVLAGCLVGRGVGVGDVVAVVLPGRVESVVAMLAVLKVGAVYLPVDPEYPVSRVRFMFEDARPVLVLSVSGVGGVFGSLGVPLVELDDVGSWGSGCVGGVERVVVPDSGAYVIYTSGSTGVPKGVVVSHGALVNHMGWLAGQVGFGVGDRVLARTSLSFDASVWETWLPLLHGGCVCVVSPEVNRDPDVLLRRMGELGVSVAQFVPSHLSVVVREASVSVPGCLRVVLCGGEVLPVGLAAEVAGVWGVEVHNLYGPTEATIDSTAFRVGSVGVRGGGSVPIGVPVRNVRVYVLDGGLGLVPWGVVGELYVAGEGLARGYLGRAGLTASRFVADPFGVAGGRMYRTGDLVRWNADGQLEYVSRADDQVKLRGFRIELGEVEAVLSGLPGVSAACVVVREDQPGDRRLVAYTVADTRNGRPAIDAAELRGGLAAVLPEYMVPAAFVTLDALPLLPNGKTDRRALPAPDLTSGRPTGRAPRTAQERIICEVFAGTLATPDIHIDDDFFALGGDSILSIQVVSRTRKAGLVITPRDVFVHRTPEMIASVAAPIGEQPVDATDQGVGEVPLTPIAAWFLGRPGPTDGYNQSSVLRSPAGADEADLVATLQLLLDHHDALRLRLTGTPDGGFGLEVLPQGAVPAREHLTRVDIADLDADTADTVMAEAAESARRRLRPAAGAMTEAVWFDAGADRPGRLLLVVQHLAVDAVSWRTLTADFVAAWQEVTSAPGRPGDHSRTPASRTREPGSGTSPLPAVLTSYRRWAELLVAEAHSPARADELPLWQDIIRTEEPRLGHRPLDPGKDTAARVTTRTFTLPAEWTQPLLTTAPTAFHAGVNDVLLTGLALAVAGWRAERNVPGHPAVLLDLEGHGREQLSEHIDLTRTVGWFTSMYPVRLDPGPVSRYEARAYDGPLVDRALKRVKEQLHAIPDHGIGYGLLRHLNPVTRALLQDAPTPQIGFNYLGRYAGSQGGEAAGAGPDWQLLLDGGGPRSQDPDMAVHHVLDINAYTQDLPDGPRLVAGWTWPTELLSEPDVEELAEGWLRALRAIAEHAQAPDVGGYTPSDLPLVSLNQAQIDRLQNKWGGRK; from the coding sequence ATGGCGGATGACATGGCTGCGGTCGATTCCCTGACATCCCCGCGCCATACCCTGACTCTGATCAAGCTCCGTGCGGATCTCCACTACTGGTACCTCCGATATCACCACATCGCCATGGACGGGCTCAGCGGGTCGGTGTTCGCCCGCCGGGTCGCCGAGATGTACACCGCCGCCATGCGTGGTGAGGAACCGGCCGGTGTCGAGGCGCCGTTGAGCGCGCTGATCGATGACGAGATCCGGTACCGGCGGTCGGCCGCGTTCGAGAACGACCGGGCCTACTGGACGAAGAAGTTCGGCGACCTCTCCCGCCCCGCGGACGGCCATCCCGGCGGGGGACCCGCGGGAACGGTCCGCACCCCGGGCGACAGCACCCTCATTCCACGTCGTACGTCCCACCGCGGCGCCGGTTCCGACGCCACGCGCGGCGCTGACTCCGACGGGCGGCCCGCTGCCGCCGGCAACCACCTCCACCAGGGCGAGACACTGCCGCCACAGGTCATGGCCGGACTGCGCTCCATCGCCGCCGGAGCGCGGACCACCTGGTCAGCCGTCTACGTAAGCGCTGTCGCCGCCTACCTCGCCCGCATCACCGGGTGCCGCGATGTCGTGATCGGGCTGGCCTCGAACGGTCGCCACGGCAGCCTGCGCCACATCGTGGGCATGACGGCCAACATTCTTCCCCTCCGCATACGCGTCACCCCCGACATGACCGTCGAACAGCTGGTCCGTACGGTCGCGACGGAGATGCGGCTGGCTCTTCGGCACCGTCGCTACTCCCGGGAGGACCTGGCCCGGGATCTGAATATCGCCGATGACGCGTCCCGGCTCTCCGACATCGTCGTGAACGTCATGCCGTACGACTACGGCCTCGACTTCGCCGGAAGCCCCGGAGCCTCACGACTCCTTTCGACCGGTCCGGTCGACGACGTCTCCATGTTCATCTCCGAGCGGTCCGAGAAGGACGGGCCGCTGATCGGGTTCGATGTGAACCAGGACCTCTACCACTTCGACGACGTGCTTCCGCACCAACAGGGCATCACCACACTCATCACGGAGTTCGCCCAGGCGGACCTGACCTCTCCCCTCGCCTCCCTACGGACGCTGGACGACTCGACCACTGAGGCTGTTCTGGACTGGGGTCATGGTGGTGTGCTTGAGGTGCCGGATGGTGTGTTGGGTGGTGGGTTGTTCGGTGGTGGTGTGGGTGGTGTGTTGGGTGGTGGTGTGGGTGGTGGTGTGGTGGCTGTGTGTGGTGGGGGTGTGGAGTTGTCGTATGAGGGGTTGGAGGTGGGGTCTCGGTTGTTGGGTGAGTGTTTGGTGGGGTTGGGGTTGGGTGTGGAGGGGTGTGTGGGTGTGTTGGTGGGTGGGGGTTCGGTGGGTGTGGTGGTGGTGTCGGTGGGTGTGGTGCGGGCGGGTGGGGTGTATGTGCCGTTGGATGTGCGGTGGCCGGTGGAGCGGTTGAGGGGTGTGGTGGGTGTGGTGGGGTTGGATGTGTTGGTGGTGGGTGAGGGTTTGGTGGGTCATGGGTGGGTGGGGGAGATGTGTGGGGTGGTGCCGGTGGTGGTGGTGGATGGTGTGGGTGGTGTGGTGTCGGTTGTTGGTGGGTCGGGGGTTGTGGTTTCGGGGGGTGGGGTTTCCTGTGGTGGTGGGTTGCCGGTGGTGGTGGGTGGTGGTCGGTTGGCGTATGTGATGTTTACGTCGGGTTCGTCTGGGGTGCCGAAGGGTGTGGGGGTGTCGCATGGCGATGTGTTGGCGTTGGCGGGGGATGGTGTGTGGGGTGGGGGTGGTGTTGATGTGGTGTTGATGCATTCGGCGTTTGTGTTTGATGCGTCGACGTTTGAGGTGTGGGTGGCGTTGTTGCGGGGTGGTCGGGTGGTGGTGGCTCCGGAGGGGGTGTTGGAGGGTCGGGTGTTGGGTGAGTTGGTGGTGTCTGAGGGTGTGACGGCGGTGTTTTTGACGACTGCGTTGTTCAATGTGCTGGCTGAGTGGGATGTGGGTGTGTTTCGTGGGTTGAGGTTGGTGGCGACGGGGGGTGAGGTGGCGGCGCCTGGGTTGTTGCAGCGGGTGGCTGGTGAGGTTCCGGGGACGCGTTTCTTTCATGTGTATGGGCCGACGGAGACGACGACGTTTGCGACGCGGTTTGAGGTGTGCCCGGGTGATGGTGGCGGTGATGGGGCTGGTGGTGGTGTGGGTGTGGCGCCGATTGGTGGGGCGTTTGATGGTGTGCGGGTGTATGTGTTGGATGGTGGGTTGGGGTTGGTGGCGCCGGGTGTGGTGGGGGAGTTGTATGTGGGTGGTCGTGGGGTGGCGCGGGGTTATGTGGGGCGTGTGGGGTTGACGGCGTCGCGGTTTGTGGCTGATCCGTTTGTGGGTGGGGGTGGTCGGATGTATCGGACGGGGGATCTGGTGCGGTGGAATGGTCGGGGTGAGTTGGAGTATGTGGGGCGTGCGGATGGTCAGGTGAAGGTGCGGGGGTATCGCATCGAGCCGGGTGAGATCGAAGGCGCGTTGGACGGTCTTCCTGGAGTCGCCACCGCCTTTGTGACCGTGCGCGAGGACATGCCCGGAGACCGCCGGCTGGTTGCGTACGTGGTGCCTTCGGCCGGCGCGGTGCTTGAGCAGGCCGAGCTGGTGACCGGCCTCGGACGGACGCTGCCGGAGTACATGACACCCTCCGCGTTCGTCTTCCTCGACGCTCTGCCCCTGACGCCCAATGGCAAGGTCGACCGGCGCGCCCTGCCGGCTCCCGAGGCGCCGACCACCCAGGCGAAGGGCCGCGAGCCGAGGACGGCACGGGAGACGATCCTGTGCGGACTGTTCGCCGACATCCTGGGCCTGGACCGGGTCGGAGTCGACGACCAGTTCTTCGACCTCGGTGGGCATTCGCTGCTGGCCACCCGGCTCGTCAGCCGTATCCGGACCGTGCTGGGTGTGGAGGTGGGTGTCAAGACACTGTTCGCGCATCCCACGGTCGAGGGCCTGGCCGCCGTGCTCGACGGCGGTGAGCGAGCCAGGACGGCGTTGCTGCCCGAGCGACGGCCCGAGGTGCTGCCGTTGTCGTTCGCGCAGCAGCGGCTCTGGTTCCTGAACAGGCTTGAGGGCCCCAGTGCGACCTACAACGTGCCGTTGGTCCTGCGGCTGGAGGGCGCTCTGGACGTCGACGCGCTCGGCGCGGCCCTCGCCGATGTCGTCGAACGACACGAGACCCTGCGCACCGTCTTCCCCGAAACGGACGGCGTGGCCCGCCAACTGGTGCTGGACGCGTCGGCGGTCGACCTCGACCTGAGGCCGGAGGACATCGACCCGGCCGACCTGGACCGAGTGCTCACCGAGTCCGTCTCCCACGCCTTTGATGTGGCCTCGGAAGTGCCGTTGCGGGTGCGGTTGTTGGGGTTGGGTGGTGGGGTGTTCGTGTTGGTGTGGGTGGTGCATCATGTGGCGGCTGATGGTTGGTCGTTGGCGCCGTTGGTGCGTGATGTGGGGGTGGCGTACCGGGCGCGTTCGGGTGGTGGTGTGCCGGGGTGGGGTGTGTTGCCGGTGCAGTACGCGGATTACGCGTTGTGGCAGCGGCGGGTGCTGGGTGACGAGGATGACGCGAGCAGTGAGATGGGGCGTCAGTTGGGTTTCTGGCGTGGGGCGTTGGCGGGGTTGCCGGAGTTGGTGGAGTTGCCGTGGGATCGGGTGCGTCCTTCGGTGATGCGGTATGAGGGTGATGTGGTGGGGTTCCGGGTGGGTGGGGTGGTTCATGCGGGGTTGGTGGGGTTGGCGCGGTCGTCGGGGTGCAGTGTGTTCATGGTGTTGCAGGCGGCGGTGGCGGTGTTGTTGTCGCGGCATGGTGGGGGTGAGGACATCGCGTTGGGTACGGCGGTGGCGGGGCGTACGGATGAGGCGTTGGACGATCTCGTCGGGTTCTTCGTGAACACTTTGGTCCTGCGGACGGATCTGTCGGGTGATCCGACGTTCCGTGAGGTGCTGGGGCGGGTGCGGGACTTCGACCTCGATGCCTACGCCCACCAGGACGTGCCCTTCGAGCGCCTGGTCGACGTCCTCAGTCCGACGCGGACGGAGAGCTTCCACCCGCTCTTCCAGACCATGGTCGTCCTCCAGAACCAGGAGTCGGCCCGGATCGACCTCCCCGGACTGTCCGTCACCAGCCAGCCGGTACACACCGGCATCAGCAAGTTCGATCTGACGTTCTCCTTCACCGAGACACACGACGAAGCCGGGCGAGTCACCGGCATCGACGGCAGCCTGGAGTTCTCCACCGAACTGTTCGAGGTGGCGACGGCCCGGTCGTTGGCCGACCGGCTGACCCGGCTGCTCGATGGTGTGACGTCCGACCCCGATGTACGGGTGCACAGCATCCAGATGCTCACCGAGCCGGAGCAGCAGCGCGTGCTTGAGGCAGGCCGCGGTGAAGTGCGTCGGTTCTCTCCTTCGACGGTGCCGGCGGCTTTTGGTGCGCAGGTGGTCCGTGGGTCTGGTGTGGTGGCGGTGTGTGATGGGGTGCGGGAGTTGTCGTATGGGGAGTTGGATGGGGAGTCGGATGTGTTGGCGGGTTGTTTGGTGGGTCGTGGTGTGGGGGTGGGGGATGTGGTGGCTGTGGTGTTGCCGGGGAGGGTTGAGTCGGTGGTGGCGATGTTGGCGGTGTTGAAGGTGGGGGCGGTGTATTTGCCGGTTGATCCGGAGTATCCGGTGTCGCGGGTCAGGTTTATGTTTGAGGATGCGCGGCCGGTGTTGGTGTTGTCGGTGAGTGGGGTGGGTGGTGTGTTTGGTTCGTTGGGGGTGCCGTTGGTGGAGTTGGATGATGTGGGGTCGTGGGGGTCGGGGTGTGTGGGTGGTGTGGAGCGGGTGGTGGTTCCGGATTCGGGTGCGTATGTGATTTATACGTCGGGTTCGACGGGGGTGCCGAAGGGGGTGGTGGTTTCGCATGGTGCGTTGGTGAATCACATGGGGTGGTTGGCGGGGCAGGTTGGTTTTGGGGTGGGGGATCGGGTGCTTGCGCGTACGTCGTTGAGTTTTGATGCGTCGGTGTGGGAGACGTGGTTGCCGCTTCTGCATGGTGGGTGTGTTTGTGTGGTGTCGCCGGAGGTGAATCGTGATCCTGATGTGTTGTTGCGTCGTATGGGTGAGTTGGGGGTGAGTGTTGCGCAGTTCGTGCCGTCGCATTTGTCGGTGGTTGTGCGTGAGGCGTCGGTGTCTGTTCCGGGGTGTTTGCGGGTTGTGTTGTGTGGTGGTGAGGTGCTTCCGGTGGGGTTGGCGGCGGAGGTTGCGGGTGTGTGGGGTGTTGAGGTGCACAATTTGTATGGGCCGACGGAGGCGACGATTGATTCGACGGCGTTTCGGGTGGGTTCTGTTGGGGTGCGGGGTGGGGGGTCTGTGCCGATCGGTGTTCCGGTTCGTAATGTGCGGGTGTATGTGTTGGATGGTGGGTTGGGGTTGGTGCCGTGGGGTGTGGTGGGGGAGTTGTATGTGGCGGGGGAGGGGTTGGCTCGGGGGTATTTGGGGCGTGCGGGGTTGACGGCGTCGCGGTTCGTGGCTGATCCGTTCGGTGTTGCGGGTGGGCGGATGTATCGCACGGGTGATCTTGTGCGGTGGAATGCTGATGGTCAGCTGGAGTATGTGTCGCGTGCGGATGATCAGGTCAAGTTGCGTGGGTTCCGTATTGAGTTGGGTGAGGTCGAGGCCGTGTTGTCGGGGTTGCCGGGTGTTTCGGCGGCCTGTGTGGTCGTTCGGGAGGACCAGCCCGGCGACCGACGACTCGTCGCCTACACAGTGGCCGACACACGGAACGGCCGACCGGCCATCGACGCGGCCGAATTACGTGGCGGGCTGGCGGCCGTGCTGCCGGAGTACATGGTCCCCGCCGCATTCGTCACACTTGACGCGCTGCCCCTCCTGCCCAACGGTAAGACCGACCGCCGGGCACTGCCGGCACCCGACCTGACCTCGGGCCGGCCCACCGGGCGCGCACCGCGCACCGCGCAGGAACGAATCATCTGCGAGGTGTTCGCGGGGACTCTAGCCACCCCGGACATCCACATCGACGACGATTTCTTCGCGCTCGGCGGCGACAGCATCCTGTCCATCCAGGTCGTCAGCCGGACCCGTAAAGCCGGGCTGGTCATCACCCCGCGTGATGTCTTCGTGCACCGGACCCCCGAGATGATCGCCTCGGTCGCCGCACCCATCGGTGAGCAACCCGTGGACGCCACGGACCAAGGTGTCGGCGAGGTGCCGTTGACCCCCATAGCCGCCTGGTTCCTCGGACGGCCCGGACCCACCGACGGCTACAACCAGTCGAGTGTGCTGCGTTCGCCCGCCGGGGCCGACGAAGCGGACCTGGTCGCGACGCTCCAGCTGCTCCTCGACCACCACGACGCCCTCAGACTGCGGCTCACCGGAACACCGGACGGGGGATTTGGGCTGGAAGTGCTGCCCCAGGGGGCGGTGCCCGCGAGAGAACACCTGACCCGCGTGGACATCGCCGACCTGGACGCCGACACCGCCGACACGGTGATGGCCGAGGCCGCCGAATCCGCCCGCCGCAGGTTACGGCCCGCCGCCGGAGCCATGACCGAAGCGGTCTGGTTCGACGCCGGCGCCGACCGGCCGGGCAGACTGCTCCTCGTCGTCCAGCATCTGGCCGTCGACGCCGTCTCCTGGCGCACGCTCACCGCCGACTTCGTCGCGGCCTGGCAGGAGGTCACCTCGGCACCCGGTCGTCCCGGTGACCACTCCCGTACCCCCGCCTCCCGCACGCGTGAGCCCGGGAGCGGCACATCCCCACTCCCCGCCGTCCTCACCTCGTACCGCCGCTGGGCCGAACTCCTGGTCGCCGAGGCGCACAGTCCCGCACGCGCCGACGAACTGCCGCTATGGCAGGACATCATCCGCACCGAGGAACCGCGGCTGGGGCACCGGCCGCTCGACCCCGGCAAGGACACCGCGGCCCGCGTCACCACCCGCACCTTCACCCTCCCCGCCGAGTGGACCCAGCCCCTGCTGACCACCGCACCGACCGCCTTCCACGCGGGCGTCAACGACGTGCTGCTCACCGGACTGGCCCTCGCGGTCGCCGGGTGGCGGGCCGAGCGGAACGTCCCGGGACACCCCGCTGTACTGCTCGACCTGGAGGGGCACGGCCGTGAGCAGCTGTCCGAGCACATCGACCTGACGCGCACGGTCGGCTGGTTCACCAGCATGTACCCGGTCAGGCTCGACCCGGGGCCGGTCAGCCGGTACGAGGCACGGGCCTACGACGGGCCACTCGTCGACCGCGCCCTCAAACGCGTCAAGGAACAGCTACACGCCATTCCCGACCACGGCATCGGCTACGGCCTGCTCCGCCATCTGAACCCGGTCACCCGCGCCCTGCTCCAGGACGCGCCGACCCCACAGATCGGCTTCAACTACCTCGGGAGGTACGCCGGTTCGCAGGGCGGCGAGGCGGCCGGGGCCGGCCCCGACTGGCAGCTCCTCCTCGACGGCGGAGGTCCCCGGAGCCAGGACCCCGACATGGCGGTCCACCACGTGCTCGACATCAACGCGTACACCCAGGACCTTCCCGACGGGCCGCGCCTGGTCGCCGGCTGGACCTGGCCGACGGAACTCCTGAGCGAACCGGACGTGGAAGAACTCGCCGAAGGGTGGCTACGAGCACTGCGCGCCATCGCCGAGCACGCCCAAGCGCCGGACGTCGGAGGCTACACACCCTCCGACCTCCCCCTGGTCTCCCTGAACCAGGCCCAGATCGACCGACTGCAGAACAAGTGGGGTGGACGCAAGTGA
- a CDS encoding MbtH family protein, giving the protein MANPFDDDEARFLVLINEERQYSLWPATSEVPEGWRTARPEGSRQECLDFIEASWVDMRPASLVALLEGEGK; this is encoded by the coding sequence ATGGCCAATCCTTTTGACGATGATGAAGCTCGATTCCTGGTTCTGATCAATGAGGAACGTCAGTACTCGCTCTGGCCCGCAACTTCCGAAGTGCCGGAAGGGTGGCGGACGGCGCGGCCGGAAGGGTCGCGGCAGGAGTGTCTCGACTTCATCGAGGCGTCCTGGGTCGACATGAGGCCGGCCAGTCTGGTGGCCCTCCTTGAGGGCGAGGGCAAGTAG
- a CDS encoding sterol desaturase family protein, whose translation MSSSPTSDTGGLRRGRAPGRVVRAVLSRAAHPLLLVSVVAVFVSSVRFGWAQDRVTLLFQLSVLGYLVVLEYLIPYERAWQPNRREWGWYAVYYVLTALSGALGQTLVMIAVGAVARPDSMFPLWVEIPFALLLGSLTSYTVHRLGHVNPWLWRLHGVHHVPDKVNVGNNGVNHVADVLISQASVQLTVALVGFSERAVFGVGLFVIAQGYFIHANITVRLGRLNHVFAGPEQHRLHHSTDLAEAGHYGSELSVWDRVFGSYTWHPGREPASVGLVRPETFPGTGAILATLVHPLRRSAKAGETAG comes from the coding sequence ATGTCCAGTTCCCCGACCAGTGACACGGGTGGCCTCCGACGGGGGCGCGCCCCGGGGAGGGTGGTGCGAGCGGTCCTCTCCCGGGCCGCCCACCCCCTCCTGCTGGTCTCCGTCGTGGCCGTGTTCGTCTCGTCGGTGCGCTTCGGCTGGGCTCAGGACCGGGTCACCCTCCTCTTCCAACTCTCGGTGCTCGGCTACCTCGTAGTGCTGGAATACCTGATTCCGTACGAGCGTGCCTGGCAGCCGAATCGGCGTGAGTGGGGCTGGTACGCCGTCTACTACGTACTCACGGCGCTGAGCGGCGCCCTTGGGCAGACCCTCGTGATGATCGCTGTGGGCGCGGTGGCCCGGCCCGACTCCATGTTTCCGCTGTGGGTGGAGATCCCCTTCGCCCTTCTGCTGGGTTCGCTCACCAGTTACACGGTGCACAGGCTCGGGCACGTCAATCCGTGGCTGTGGCGACTGCACGGCGTGCACCACGTGCCCGACAAGGTCAACGTCGGCAACAACGGCGTCAATCACGTCGCCGACGTGCTCATCTCCCAGGCCAGTGTGCAACTGACGGTGGCTCTGGTCGGGTTCTCCGAGCGGGCCGTCTTCGGAGTGGGTCTCTTCGTCATCGCCCAGGGGTATTTCATCCATGCCAACATCACCGTCCGCCTCGGCAGGCTCAACCATGTGTTCGCCGGCCCCGAGCAACACCGTCTGCACCACAGCACCGACCTCGCCGAGGCCGGTCACTACGGTTCCGAACTGTCCGTCTGGGACAGGGTGTTCGGCAGTTACACATGGCACCCCGGTCGCGAACCGGCCTCTGTCGGTCTGGTGAGACCGGAGACCTTCCCCGGCACCGGCGCCATCCTCGCCACACTCGTGCACCCGCTGCGCCGATCGGCGAAGGCCGGCGAGACGGCCGGGTGA